From the Variovorax paradoxus genome, the window TGGGAATGTCGCTGCGGCGCGGGCCGCTCAGGCTCAGTCCCTGCGCGGTGCGCCACACCATGTCGAGCACGCCGCCGTGGGTGACCACGATCAGGCGCTGCCCCCGGTGCGCGGTGGCGATGGTGCCCAGCGCCGCGATGATGCGCGTGTGGAACTCGCGCGCGGTCTCGCCTTCGGGCATGGCGTGGTCCTCGCGGAACTCCAGCCACTCTTCCCAGGCACGCGGATGCAGGTTCTGGATCTCGTCGGAGCGCATGCCCTCGACCACGCCGAAGAACTGTTCGCGCAGGCCCGCCGACGTGACCACCGGCAGCGACAGCTGCTGCGCGGCGGGCGCGGCGGTCTGCTGCGCGCGCATCAGGTCGCTGCTCAGGATGTGCTGCACCGTCTCGCCGGCCAGCCGCAGGCCGAGGCGGCGCGCCTGTTCGTGGCCGATGTCGTTGAGCGGGACATCGGCGTGGCCCTGGAAGCGAAGCTCGCGGTTCCAGGCGGTTTCGCCATGGCGGATGAGGATCAGGTCGGTGGTGGATTCGGGTTTGGGCGTCGGCATTGGCGCCCATTTTCCACCCTGTGCGTGAAGCTCAGGTTCTAGCGGCCCACTGCTGTTGCAGGACCGCCACCGCGTCGGCCGGCGCCAGCGCCCCGATGCGTGCCGGCAAAGGCGTGAGCAGCGAGAGCACCCAGGCGATGACGAAGCCGCCGACGATGGCGCAGACCACCACCACCGCGGTGTACGCGATGGCCTTGTCGGGCGGGCACTTCATGAGCACCGGCAGGCCGGTGTAGAGCAGGTACACGCCGTACAGCGCAGCCAGCGCGCCGATGGCCGACAGCGCCGGCACCAGGCTGAAGATGCCGCCGACGAAGGCCGCGGTGCTCGCATAGGCCGACAGCTTGAGCGCGCCGATCTGGCTCTTGGTGCCCTCGAAGGTCGGCGCCATCGCATCGATGATGAGAGCAAGCACGAACACCATCACCAGCGACAGCACGTAGCCCACGATCATGTTCACCAACCCCGAGACGACCGGCACGCGGAAGCTCATGCCGAACGCGCCGATGCCGACGAGCGACAGTCCGATGAAGCTCGCCACCGCCGGGATGAGCGCGAGGATCATCACGTAGTTCTTGTAGAGCGAGGCCGCATCGGCTGGCTCGGCATCGATGGCCGGCCAGGTGGCCTTGGGCTTGAGCAGGATGGACTGGACGCGTTCAACCAGGTTCATTGGAAAATCCTCGACAGGTCGCAAACGAAAGACGTAGGAAAGCGCGCGCACCGTGCGTCGCGCGGCGCCGCAGAGTATGAAGTGGACACGCTGCGATCGGTGCTGGCCAGGAAGCCTATGCCTTTCCTGTGTCTTGTCTATAACGTTACGCCGGTCACCGCATTCGCGCAGAATCCGATCCATGCCCAACCTAGTCCTGCTGCCCGGCCTCGCCTGCGACGAGCGCATCTGGCAAGCCCAGCTCCCCGCCCTTCCCTCCGCGTTCAATGCACGCGTGAGCGATGCCCAACTGCACAACGACTCCATCGAAGGCATGGCCGCCGCCGTGCTGCGCGACAACGACGGACCGCTGGTGCTGTGCGGCGCATCGATGGGCGGCATGGTCGCGATGGAGGCCGCCCGCCAGGCGCCCGGCCGCATCGCCGGCCTCGCATTGCTCGGCACCAGCGCGCGGCCCGAGACGCCCGACATGTTCACGCTGCGCGAAGGTGCCATCGAGTACTTCGAGCGCGGAGAGGTACGCGACGTGATCGAGCCGAACGTCTACTTCGCGTTCCACCCCACGCAGTCGGCCGACCCGGCGATGGTGGAGCGCTACCTCGACATCGTGCTCGGTGCGGGCGCCGAGCAGCTCATCCGCCAGAATCGCGCGGTGATGCGCAGGCCCGACGCGCGCCAGCACCTGCCATTGCTGCGCGCACCGGTGCTGCTGATGTGCGGCGACAGCGACCGCCTTGCGCCACCCGAATGCACGCGGGAAATGGCGGCGCTGCTGCCGCAGTCGGAGACGGTGTGGGTGGCCGAATGCGGCCACATGCTGACCATGGAAAAACCCGGACAGGTCAACGCCGCGCTGAACGCGTGGCTCGGCAGGCAGTTTCCTTCGGCCTGACTCGCGGGCCCCGGCCCGGCCTCAGTGCAGCTGGCCGCCGGTTTCGGCCACGTCGTGCCGCACCGCAAGCGCAGTGGCCACGGCGATGCGCAAGGCAGCCACCAGCGTCTCGAGCGACATGCTCGGTGCGCCCGGAAAGCGCGCCGCCTGTGCGGGCAGGTAGGGGATGTGGATGAAGCCGCCGCGCACCTCGCCGCCGTCCGCCGCCGTCGCGTGCGTCGCGATGCGGTGCATCAGTCCGTAGAAGATGTGGTTGCACACGAAGGTGCCCGCGCTGTTCGACACCGAGGCCGGCACGCCGGCCGCGCGCAGTGCGCGCACGATGGCCTTGACGGGCAGCGTCGAGAAGTAGGCGGCAGGCGCCCCCGGCACCACGGGCACGTCGATGGGCTGGCGGTCGTTGTTGTCGGGTACGCGCGCGTCGTCGACATTGATCGCGATGCGCTCCGGCGTGAACTCCGCACGGCCACCGGCCTGGCCGATGCACAGCACCAACTGCGGCTGCAGTTCATCCATCGCCCGGTTCAGCACGTCGATGGCGTCGCCGAAGACGCAGGGCACCAGGCGCGCGTGCACCGTCGCAGCGCCGGTCTTCCAGCCGTCGAGCGCGCGCACCGCTTCCCACGAGGGGTTGAGCGCTTCCTTCTCGAAGGGCTCGAAGCCGGTCAGCAGGACCTTGACCGACTTCACCGTTTTGACCGGCCTGGAGGCCACCACACCGTCCGCGTGTTCAGGCCATTGCCCGCACGGCAATGCCTTCCTGCTGCAACCGCTCGCGGATGCGCCGCGCGAACGCCAGCGCGTGCGCGCCGTCGCCGTGCAGGCACACCGTCTGCGCATTGACCGGCACGGTGCTGCCGTCGATGGCGGTCACGCGGTGGTCGCGCACCAGCGAAAGGGTCTGCGCGATCGACTGTTCCTCGGTCTCGATCAGCGCACCCGGCTGGCTGCGCGGCACCAGGCTGCCATCGGGCATGTAGCCGCGGTCGGCGAACACCTCCTCCACCGGCACCAGGCCGGCGCGGCGGGCAGCGTCGATCATGTGGCTGCCCGCGAGGCCGAAGAACCTGAGCGAGGGGTCGAAGCGGCGCACCGCCTCGCACAGCGCCTCGGCGAGCTCGGGCTCCTTCACGGCCTGGTTGTAGAGCTGGCCGTGCGCCTTCACGTGCGAGAGCTTGCCGCCCTCGGCCTTCACGATGGCCGCCAGCGCGCCCACCTGGTAGAGCACGTTGGCCACGATCTCGTCCGGCGGCAGGTGCATGGTGCTGCGGCCGAAGTTCTCGCGGTCGGGAAAGCTCGGGTGCGCGCCGATGGCCACGCCGTTCTGGAGGGCCCAGCGCACGCACTGCTGCATGGTCTTGGCGTCGCCGGCATGCCAGCCGCAGGCGATGTTGGCGGAGCTCACCAGCGCGAGCAGGGCTTCGTCGCTGCCGGCGCCTTCGCCGAGGTCTGCATTGAGGTCGATCTGCATGAGGAATGTCCTTCTCGAAGGTCCTTTTGCAAAGTCTATGCCGCGTCCGCCCATCCTGCAGCAGCCAGGCCTTGTGCCACCTGCGCCAGGTAGCGTTGCTGGGCCGCCCAGGCGTCGAGCGCCTGTGCCGATTCGACCTGCACCAGCCGAAGCTTGCCGTTGAGCGGCGCCTGCGCCAGCTTCCACAGGTCGGCCCGGATGACCACGCCGATGCGCGGATAGCCGCCGGTCGTCTGCGCGTCGCCCATCAGGATGATCGGCTGGCCCGAAGGCGGCACCTGGATCGTGCCGGGGATCACGCCCGAAGAGAGCATGTCGCCCGCGCGCTTCCGCTTGAGTTCGGGCCCGGAGAGCCGGCTGCCCATGCGGTTGCTCTGCGGCGTGATGCGCCAGCGTTCGCTCCAGAGCTGATCGCAGGCGGACAGGGTGAACAGCTCGAACTCGGGACCGGGCAGCACGCGCAGCGCGATCGCGCCGTCGTCCTCCGGCACGCCCCAGTCAGGACCGCGAACGCCGAAGGCGCGGCGCACGCGCCGGGCGGCATCGAGGCGCGAGGCGCCCAGCGCCAGACGGTCGCCCTTGCGCAGCGCGCGACCCTCCAGACCGCCGAAGCCGGCCTTGAGGTCGGTGCTGCGCGAGCCGAGCACCACCGGCACGTCGATGCCGCCTGCCACGGCGAGCCAGCTGCGCAGGCCTGCCTTCTTCGTGCCGGCCGCGTTCGCGCCGGCAAGCCTGAGCGTCTGGCCGGCCGCGACCGGTACGCTCCAGCACGGCCACAGCGGCACGCCGTCGAGGCTCGCTGAAAAGTCGTCGCCGGTGAGCGCGATGCGGGTGTCGGTCTCGAACTGCAGTTCGCAGCCGCCCATCGTGAGCTCGAGTCCCGCGGCGCCGTCGGCATTGCCCACGAGCCGGTTGGCCAGCGTCAGCGAGAGCACGTCGAGCGCGCCGCCGGGACAGATGCCGAGCTGGCGATGGCCGTGGCGGCCCAGGTCCTGAACCGAGGCGAGCACGCCGGGCTTGCGGACGGCGATCATGCCTGCACGCTTTCCGCGACGAAGCGCACGCGGTCGCCGGGGCGAAGCAAGGTGGGCGGCTCGGCCGCGGGATCGAACAACTCGAGCGATGTCCGCCCGATGAGCTGCCAGCCGCCCGGGGACACCAGCGGGTAGATGCCGGTCTGCTCGCCGCCGATGCCGACCGAGCGCGCGGGCACTGCGGTGCGCGGCTCCGCGCGACGCGGCGTGGCGAGTTCGGGCGGCAGCCCGCCCATGAAGGCGAAGCCGGGCAGGAAGCCCAGCAGGTACACGATGTATTCGCCGCCGCTGTGGCGCCGCACCACCTCGGCCGGCGTGAGGCCGGTGTGGGCCGCCACGTCGGCCAGGTCCGGCCCATGCTCGCCGCCATAGGCCACGGGGATCTCGACCAGCCTGCCCGAGACGGCACCGGCGGCCAGCCCTGGCCATGCTTCGAGCACATTGGCTGTGAGCGTGTCGAGATCGATCGCGGTCGGATCGAAGGTGAGCGTCAGGTTGTTCATGCCCGGCAGCGTCTCGCCGACACCCGGCCATTGCCGCGCATGCTCGGCGAGTGCCCAGATGCGCTGCTGCTGCGCCAGCGTGGCCGGCGCAGGCAGTTCGCACAGCAATGCGGCGTCGCCCAGCAGATGCAGGCGGGGCAAGGGAATGTCGCTCACGTCACGTCGGCCCGCAATGAGAGCCGGGGTTTTCGCGAAACACCGCGGAACCGGCTTCGCCGGGCCGCAGGTGTTGCCCCTGGCGAGGGGGAAGGAGAAGCGACACGAAGTACGCGCAGCCTGGGGGAGTACCTATTCACGCCCGAGGCTGCGGACCTTGGCCGCCAGTTGCTGCTCCACGTTCGGAGAGACGAACTTGTGGACCTCGCCCCCGAGCATGGCGATCTCGCGCACGAAGGTGCTCGAGATGAACTGGTACTTGTCGCTCGGTGTCAGGAACACGGTCTCGACATCGGGCATGAGCGAGCGGTTCATGCCGGCGAGCTGGAACTCGTAGTCGAAGTCGGTCACGGCGCGCAGGCCGCGCACCATGGCCTTGCCGCCGCGCGCCACGACGAAGTCGCGCAGCAGGCCGGAGAAGCTCTCGACGGTGACCTGGTCGCTGTAGGGCTTCACGGCCTCGCGGGCCATCTCCATGCGTTCGGAGAGCGTGAAGAGCGCCTTCTTGTGATGGCCCGCCGCAACGGCGACGATCACCTTGGAGAAGAGCTGGGTTGCACGCCGCACCACGTCCTCGTGTCCGAGGGTGATGGGGTCGAAAGTGCCGGGGTAAACCGCGATCACGTTGCTGGCCATGGTTGCTTCTTCCTCATGCTGCCGGTGCGGCTTGTCCGGCGGATTATGCAGTCCCATCCGCTGCGGCACGCAGCAGATGGGCGTGAACGGCGCCGGCCTTCAGGTAGCGGAAGCCGACGAGGCCGAAGGCGGCCAGTTCGCCGTCGCTCCAGCGGCGCGGCGCCTCGAGGTACACCGAGCCTCCCGCGCGCAACGCGCGGGCGGCGGCGCGCAAAGCCGGCTCGTAGAGCGCGGTGCTGTCGAAGGGCGGATCGAGAAAGACGGCGTCGAGGCTGCCCGCGGGCACGCGCTCGAGCGCGGTGACGCCGTTGCCGCGCTCCACGCGCACGGCCTCGGCTTTCAGCTTCTCCCTGGCGGCCTGCAACTGCGCCACCAGCGCGGCGTCCTGCTCGCACAGCAGCACCTGCGCCGCGCCGCGCGAGGCGGCTTCGAGGCCGAGCGCACCGGTGCCCGCGAACGCGTCGACGCAGTGCCAGCCAGGCAGCTCTCCGCCGCCGGCACCGGCCAGGCTCGCGAGCCAGTTGAAGAGGGTTTCGCGCACGCGATCGGGCGTGGGACGCAGGCCGGGCTTGTCGGCCACGGCGAGGCGGGTGCGCTTCCACTCGCCGCCGATGATGCGCACTTCGCTGGGCTTCGACGGGCGCCTGGGCGCTGCGGGTGCGGACGGTCGTTTGGCGGGGGCGGCTTTCTGGGGCATGCGGCGAGCTTAACGCCGCGACGCGCGGGTCACGTCAGAGACCGGCCAGCGCACGCTGGGCGAGCAGCGCGGCCAGCACGAGCATGGTGCCTCCGATCAGCGCATCGAGCATC encodes:
- the pcp gene encoding pyroglutamyl-peptidase I, translated to MKSVKVLLTGFEPFEKEALNPSWEAVRALDGWKTGAATVHARLVPCVFGDAIDVLNRAMDELQPQLVLCIGQAGGRAEFTPERIAINVDDARVPDNNDRQPIDVPVVPGAPAAYFSTLPVKAIVRALRAAGVPASVSNSAGTFVCNHIFYGLMHRIATHATAADGGEVRGGFIHIPYLPAQAARFPGAPSMSLETLVAALRIAVATALAVRHDVAETGGQLH
- a CDS encoding biotin-dependent carboxyltransferase family protein gives rise to the protein MIAVRKPGVLASVQDLGRHGHRQLGICPGGALDVLSLTLANRLVGNADGAAGLELTMGGCELQFETDTRIALTGDDFSASLDGVPLWPCWSVPVAAGQTLRLAGANAAGTKKAGLRSWLAVAGGIDVPVVLGSRSTDLKAGFGGLEGRALRKGDRLALGASRLDAARRVRRAFGVRGPDWGVPEDDGAIALRVLPGPEFELFTLSACDQLWSERWRITPQSNRMGSRLSGPELKRKRAGDMLSSGVIPGTIQVPPSGQPIILMGDAQTTGGYPRIGVVIRADLWKLAQAPLNGKLRLVQVESAQALDAWAAQQRYLAQVAQGLAAAGWADAA
- a CDS encoding histidine phosphatase family protein; translation: MPTPKPESTTDLILIRHGETAWNRELRFQGHADVPLNDIGHEQARRLGLRLAGETVQHILSSDLMRAQQTAAPAAQQLSLPVVTSAGLREQFFGVVEGMRSDEIQNLHPRAWEEWLEFREDHAMPEGETAREFHTRIIAALGTIATAHRGQRLIVVTHGGVLDMVWRTAQGLSLSGPRRSDIPNAGFNRIRIADPARPDHIEIVEWADTRHLADLPPQPTYDQTRHLKKD
- the pxpA gene encoding 5-oxoprolinase subunit PxpA codes for the protein MQIDLNADLGEGAGSDEALLALVSSANIACGWHAGDAKTMQQCVRWALQNGVAIGAHPSFPDRENFGRSTMHLPPDEIVANVLYQVGALAAIVKAEGGKLSHVKAHGQLYNQAVKEPELAEALCEAVRRFDPSLRFFGLAGSHMIDAARRAGLVPVEEVFADRGYMPDGSLVPRSQPGALIETEEQSIAQTLSLVRDHRVTAIDGSTVPVNAQTVCLHGDGAHALAFARRIRERLQQEGIAVRAMA
- a CDS encoding alpha/beta fold hydrolase produces the protein MPNLVLLPGLACDERIWQAQLPALPSAFNARVSDAQLHNDSIEGMAAAVLRDNDGPLVLCGASMGGMVAMEAARQAPGRIAGLALLGTSARPETPDMFTLREGAIEYFERGEVRDVIEPNVYFAFHPTQSADPAMVERYLDIVLGAGAEQLIRQNRAVMRRPDARQHLPLLRAPVLLMCGDSDRLAPPECTREMAALLPQSETVWVAECGHMLTMEKPGQVNAALNAWLGRQFPSA
- a CDS encoding RsmD family RNA methyltransferase — translated: MPQKAAPAKRPSAPAAPRRPSKPSEVRIIGGEWKRTRLAVADKPGLRPTPDRVRETLFNWLASLAGAGGGELPGWHCVDAFAGTGALGLEAASRGAAQVLLCEQDAALVAQLQAAREKLKAEAVRVERGNGVTALERVPAGSLDAVFLDPPFDSTALYEPALRAAARALRAGGSVYLEAPRRWSDGELAAFGLVGFRYLKAGAVHAHLLRAAADGTA
- the coaD gene encoding pantetheine-phosphate adenylyltransferase, which translates into the protein MASNVIAVYPGTFDPITLGHEDVVRRATQLFSKVIVAVAAGHHKKALFTLSERMEMAREAVKPYSDQVTVESFSGLLRDFVVARGGKAMVRGLRAVTDFDYEFQLAGMNRSLMPDVETVFLTPSDKYQFISSTFVREIAMLGGEVHKFVSPNVEQQLAAKVRSLGRE
- the pxpB gene encoding 5-oxoprolinase subunit PxpB — encoded protein: MPRLHLLGDAALLCELPAPATLAQQQRIWALAEHARQWPGVGETLPGMNNLTLTFDPTAIDLDTLTANVLEAWPGLAAGAVSGRLVEIPVAYGGEHGPDLADVAAHTGLTPAEVVRRHSGGEYIVYLLGFLPGFAFMGGLPPELATPRRAEPRTAVPARSVGIGGEQTGIYPLVSPGGWQLIGRTSLELFDPAAEPPTLLRPGDRVRFVAESVQA
- a CDS encoding Yip1 family protein, whose amino-acid sequence is MNLVERVQSILLKPKATWPAIDAEPADAASLYKNYVMILALIPAVASFIGLSLVGIGAFGMSFRVPVVSGLVNMIVGYVLSLVMVFVLALIIDAMAPTFEGTKSQIGALKLSAYASTAAFVGGIFSLVPALSAIGALAALYGVYLLYTGLPVLMKCPPDKAIAYTAVVVVCAIVGGFVIAWVLSLLTPLPARIGALAPADAVAVLQQQWAART